In the Candidatus Schekmanbacteria bacterium RIFCSPLOWO2_02_FULL_38_14 genome, one interval contains:
- a CDS encoding YraN family protein: MEKRIELGKKGEDIACKFLEKNGYQIVERNYRNRAGEIDIIARDKDDIVFVEIKTKISKDFAQPELSVNPSKQRKIVKTALTYLIGKGIKRTGCRFDVIGITGEKEQRKIELIKNAFTTDGRYMY, encoded by the coding sequence ATGGAAAAAAGAATAGAGCTCGGAAAAAAAGGTGAGGATATTGCCTGCAAATTTCTTGAAAAGAATGGATATCAGATAGTGGAAAGAAATTACAGGAACAGAGCAGGTGAAATTGACATTATTGCAAGAGATAAGGATGACATAGTTTTTGTTGAAATAAAAACCAAGATTTCTAAGGATTTTGCCCAGCCTGAACTCTCTGTTAATCCGTCGAAACAGAGAAAAATTGTAAAAACTGCTCTTACTTATCTTATAGGAAAAGGGATAAAGAGAACAGGCTGCCGTTTTGATGTTATTGGAATCACAGGTGAAAAGGAACAAAGAAAGATTGAGTTGATAAAGAACGCCTTTACCACTGACGGAAGGTATATGTATTGA
- a CDS encoding tryptophan synthase subunit beta produces the protein MKYNLPDKKGHFGIFGGRFVPETLMKALEELEKEYLKAKSDKKFQEELSYYLEEYAGRPTPLYSAKRLSDCLRTGKIYLKREDLLHTGAHKINNTLGQILLAKRMGKKRIIAETGAGQHGVATATVSSIFGLECEVYMGEEDIERQSLNVFRMKLLGAKVTPVKSGSRTLKDAINEALRDWVTNVENTHYIIGSVVGPHPYPMMVRDFQAVIGKETKKQIYRKEGRLPTHCIACVGGGSNSIGLFHSFIDDKVELIGVEAGGYGLKSGMHGASLEAGEVGVFHGSKCYILQDDDGQVREAHSVSAGLDYPGVGPEHSYLKEIKRVKYVSVKDDEALEGFRLLSELEGIIPALETSHAIAYLYKHRKKFSRNSLVVLGLSGRGDKDVIHVQKLLEKKAK, from the coding sequence ATGAAATACAACTTACCTGATAAGAAAGGTCACTTCGGGATTTTTGGAGGGAGATTTGTCCCTGAAACTTTGATGAAAGCTCTTGAGGAGCTTGAAAAAGAGTATCTTAAGGCAAAAAGTGATAAGAAATTTCAGGAAGAGCTTTCATATTATCTGGAAGAATATGCGGGAAGGCCAACGCCTCTTTATTCTGCAAAGAGGCTTTCAGATTGCCTCAGGACAGGTAAAATATATTTAAAGAGAGAAGACCTCCTTCATACAGGAGCCCACAAGATAAATAACACCCTTGGCCAGATTCTCCTTGCAAAGCGAATGGGAAAGAAAAGAATAATTGCAGAGACAGGGGCAGGGCAGCACGGAGTTGCAACTGCAACGGTTTCAAGTATTTTCGGGCTTGAATGTGAAGTGTACATGGGAGAAGAAGACATTGAAAGGCAATCTCTCAATGTATTCAGAATGAAGCTTCTTGGAGCGAAAGTAACTCCTGTAAAATCAGGAAGCAGGACACTTAAGGATGCAATAAATGAGGCATTGAGAGACTGGGTTACGAATGTGGAAAATACCCATTACATAATCGGTTCTGTTGTCGGTCCCCATCCCTATCCAATGATGGTAAGGGATTTTCAGGCAGTAATAGGCAAGGAGACGAAAAAACAGATTTACAGGAAAGAAGGAAGGCTTCCAACCCACTGTATTGCCTGTGTTGGCGGAGGGAGTAATTCGATAGGGCTTTTTCATTCTTTCATTGATGATAAAGTGGAGTTGATTGGAGTGGAAGCCGGAGGATACGGACTTAAATCAGGAATGCACGGAGCCTCGCTTGAGGCAGGAGAGGTTGGGGTGTTTCACGGGAGCAAGTGCTATATACTTCAGGATGATGACGGGCAGGTAAGGGAAGCTCACTCTGTTTCAGCCGGGCTTGATTATCCCGGAGTAGGACCTGAGCACAGCTATCTGAAAGAAATCAAAAGGGTAAAATATGTTTCTGTTAAAGATGATGAAGCCCTTGAAGGGTTCAGGCTTTTATCAGAGCTTGAGGGAATAATTCCGGCTCTTGAAACATCACACGCCATTGCATACCTTTATAAGCACAGGAAAAAGTTCAGCAGGAATTCATTGGTAGTGCTTGGACTTTCAGGCAGGGGCGATAAAGATGTGATCCACGTACAGAAGCTGCTGGAAAAAAAAGCAAAGTAG